From a region of the Desulfonatronum sp. SC1 genome:
- a CDS encoding histidine phosphatase family protein, which produces MRDGIYRLKLTAHDGMEHGAIHLANGAFFGAGLGYVYQGRLEPIQDDWLTGTMKIRKTVDQTAPLLGQFKEATLDIRGTWDPVSRSFSWRGQAYGHHSIVIQGQGHELPARSEPAPRLPIFKPSSLILLRHASVERSPGMLFGTDDVPLNDVGLRQAMAWQSVFAASPPAAVFVSPLQRAVQTARLAVAALADTLFIREELREIDLGAWEGMSREEIERHSPGAWEERGKNFAGYRPAGGENFQDVQDRIYPVFQEMSAMAKAQDKPVLAVTHAGVIRALLCHILGMPMNNLFRIQMDWASLSILEPAAGMWRVRCVNMLPFEQRSLPG; this is translated from the coding sequence ATGCGTGACGGCATTTATCGCCTCAAACTTACGGCCCATGACGGCATGGAACATGGGGCCATTCACCTAGCCAACGGTGCGTTTTTCGGAGCCGGATTGGGGTACGTTTATCAGGGTCGTCTTGAACCGATTCAGGACGACTGGCTGACCGGCACAATGAAGATTCGCAAGACAGTGGATCAAACAGCCCCTCTCTTGGGCCAGTTCAAGGAAGCAACGCTGGATATCCGCGGAACCTGGGACCCGGTCAGTCGATCCTTTTCCTGGAGAGGCCAAGCCTATGGTCACCACAGCATCGTCATCCAGGGCCAAGGCCATGAACTGCCAGCCCGGAGCGAGCCCGCACCCCGCCTTCCCATCTTCAAGCCCAGCTCCCTGATCCTGCTGCGCCATGCCAGCGTGGAACGGTCTCCCGGCATGCTCTTCGGCACGGACGACGTTCCTCTCAACGACGTCGGACTGCGCCAGGCCATGGCTTGGCAGTCCGTATTCGCAGCCAGCCCGCCCGCTGCAGTCTTTGTCAGCCCGCTGCAACGCGCCGTACAAACGGCCCGGCTGGCCGTGGCGGCCTTGGCGGACACGCTGTTCATCCGCGAAGAGCTGCGAGAAATCGACCTTGGAGCGTGGGAAGGGATGAGCAGGGAGGAAATTGAACGCCACTCTCCCGGAGCCTGGGAAGAACGGGGGAAAAATTTTGCTGGATATCGTCCCGCAGGCGGGGAGAACTTTCAAGATGTACAGGACCGGATTTATCCCGTTTTCCAGGAGATGTCGGCCATGGCTAAGGCTCAGGACAAACCCGTGCTGGCCGTGACCCACGCCGGAGTGATCCGAGCCCTGCTCTGCCACATCCTGGGCATGCCCATGAACAATCTGTTCCGCATTCAAATGGATTGGGCCAGCCTAAGCATTCTAGAGCCGGCAGCGGGAATGTGGCGGGTCCGCTGTGTCAATATGCTCCCATTTGAACAAAGATCACTCCCAGGGTGA
- a CDS encoding DVU_1551 family NTP transferase, with product MSPRGNWTAVILAAGFSSRMGSFKPLLPLAGQTALERCATVFREAGVDDVRVVVGHRRDELEPLAHDLGLRTIINAHPENGMFSSVHRAIQAMSATPLPRPWACLLLPVDIATVRGATVSRLLAHWTSLWQGNGNAPQVLLPRFHGQTGHPALLTQDAFADILNWGGTNGNSGGLRGWMQHRLPRGPATVAVADAGILMDMDRPTDADKLRKHLIRTHNLSIPTPEECSELHLLYSPDPSRRAIRVHCLAVARAALRMASTLNRNDPNGERMSLEVLASAALVHDVAKGEAEHGQAGAAFLRGHGFVVIAELVARHHQFDAVGHGEVNETTLLQLADMLLIQDKPSSLKERFAMTVERFRDNAAALMAIRTKFSTANRLYEQVARRLGEKPETTAQRPIPEETGLLAGFTP from the coding sequence ATGTCGCCACGCGGAAACTGGACCGCCGTCATCCTGGCCGCCGGCTTTTCCTCGCGCATGGGCTCCTTCAAGCCCCTGTTGCCTTTGGCCGGGCAGACGGCCCTGGAACGTTGCGCCACAGTGTTCCGCGAAGCAGGCGTGGACGACGTACGCGTCGTCGTCGGGCACCGCCGAGATGAGCTGGAACCGCTGGCACATGATTTGGGCCTGCGTACGATCATCAACGCCCATCCCGAAAACGGCATGTTCTCTTCGGTTCACCGGGCCATTCAGGCCATGTCCGCAACGCCGCTTCCACGGCCCTGGGCCTGTCTGCTCCTGCCCGTGGATATTGCAACGGTACGCGGCGCGACCGTTTCCCGACTGCTCGCGCACTGGACCTCACTCTGGCAGGGCAACGGGAACGCGCCGCAGGTTCTGCTGCCGCGTTTCCACGGCCAAACCGGACACCCTGCCTTGCTGACGCAGGATGCCTTTGCGGACATTCTCAATTGGGGCGGAACCAATGGTAACTCCGGAGGTCTACGCGGCTGGATGCAGCATCGTCTGCCCAGGGGCCCGGCGACCGTGGCCGTGGCCGATGCAGGCATCCTCATGGACATGGACAGACCAACAGACGCGGACAAGCTGCGGAAACACCTGATCCGGACCCATAACCTGAGCATCCCCACCCCTGAGGAATGCAGCGAGCTTCACTTGTTGTACAGTCCGGATCCATCTCGCCGCGCGATCCGGGTCCATTGTCTGGCCGTGGCCAGAGCCGCCCTGCGCATGGCTTCGACCCTGAACAGAAACGACCCCAACGGTGAACGTATGTCTTTGGAAGTACTGGCTTCCGCGGCCCTGGTCCACGACGTGGCCAAAGGCGAGGCGGAACATGGCCAGGCCGGAGCCGCGTTCCTGCGCGGACATGGTTTTGTGGTGATCGCCGAACTTGTCGCCAGGCATCACCAATTTGACGCCGTCGGCCATGGGGAAGTGAATGAGACCACGCTCCTGCAACTGGCGGACATGCTGCTCATCCAGGACAAGCCGTCGAGCCTGAAAGAGCGTTTTGCCATGACCGTGGAACGTTTTCGGGACAACGCGGCGGCATTGATGGCCATCCGAACCAAATTCAGCACGGCCAATCGGTTGTACGAACAGGTGGCCCGACGGCTCGGCGAAAAACCAGAGACCACTGCCCAACGGCCTATTCCGGAAGAAACCGGGCTGCTCGCGGGGTTCACGCCGTGA
- a CDS encoding TOBE domain-containing protein, with translation MIDLLKQLQSLDRTALAVVSDAVERLAREKEGKLDGNTAAFPSRISRSKDKPCAARMLRVSTEIKHLSEEQMEGLTRAFRQWRGKAGRPNVRTSRERVYGLFLLLRHTGAKLGEILTLDDRTDIDLESGIVRLTGGAGGHGEEEHQVRETREVALGGEVLRELAEIIRHPLLVGLQGRLFHLDQGYVRRKFTERAREIGLPRELANPMVLRHTRAVELLREGAPLHVVQRILGHVTPMVTASYVNYEADDLRRLITFYMNKEHGMQTSARNKFFGNVVAVKKGTILSEVVLTTTGGFTIVSVITNESLDKLGIAEGRAAVAYVKAPWVILVKDPDSPQTSSRNRLHGEIKRINQGNISAEIVLELADGTEVCALITDESVKALKLVVGDKIWVLFKAFSVILGTEDSAS, from the coding sequence ATGATCGACCTGCTCAAACAATTACAGAGCTTGGATCGAACGGCTTTGGCCGTGGTGTCAGATGCCGTGGAGCGGTTGGCAAGGGAGAAGGAAGGGAAGTTGGACGGGAATACAGCGGCATTCCCGTCCAGAATTTCACGGTCAAAGGACAAACCCTGCGCGGCGCGGATGCTCCGGGTTTCCACGGAAATCAAGCACCTTTCCGAAGAACAGATGGAAGGACTGACCCGGGCTTTTCGGCAGTGGAGGGGCAAGGCCGGACGGCCAAATGTTCGGACCTCGCGGGAGCGGGTCTATGGTCTTTTCCTGCTGTTGCGCCACACCGGGGCCAAGCTGGGGGAAATCCTCACCCTGGATGATCGGACGGATATTGATCTGGAATCCGGGATTGTCCGTTTGACAGGTGGGGCGGGAGGTCACGGCGAGGAGGAACACCAGGTTCGTGAAACACGGGAAGTTGCACTCGGAGGAGAGGTTTTGCGGGAGCTGGCCGAAATTATAAGGCACCCGTTGCTGGTCGGCCTGCAAGGTCGTCTTTTTCATCTGGATCAAGGTTATGTCCGGCGCAAGTTCACGGAGCGCGCCCGGGAAATCGGGTTGCCCAGGGAGTTGGCCAACCCCATGGTCCTGCGGCACACCCGGGCCGTGGAGCTTTTGCGGGAGGGCGCGCCCTTGCATGTGGTGCAGCGGATTCTGGGCCATGTCACGCCGATGGTCACGGCGTCCTACGTCAACTACGAGGCGGATGACCTGCGCCGTCTCATCACCTTCTATATGAACAAGGAGCACGGCATGCAAACCAGTGCCAGGAACAAGTTTTTCGGCAACGTCGTAGCGGTAAAAAAAGGGACCATCCTGTCCGAGGTGGTGCTTACGACCACGGGCGGGTTTACCATCGTTTCCGTGATTACCAACGAGTCCCTGGACAAGTTGGGCATTGCGGAAGGTCGGGCCGCGGTGGCCTACGTCAAGGCGCCCTGGGTGATCCTGGTCAAGGACCCGGACAGCCCCCAAACATCTTCCCGCAACAGGCTGCATGGCGAAATCAAGCGCATCAACCAGGGCAATATTTCCGCTGAGATCGTTCTGGAACTGGCGGACGGTACGGAAGTCTGCGCCCTGATCACGGATGAGTCCGTCAAGGCCTTGAAACTGGTCGTGGGCGACAAAATATGGGTTCTGTTCAAGGCCTTCTCGGTGATCTTGGGAACCGAGGATTCCGCAAGCTGA
- the modB gene encoding molybdate ABC transporter permease subunit: MPEVSFWFPLQLTLHVASLATLFALVFGVLLAWVIHRFRFPGRDGLDAVLTLPMVLPPTVLGYYLLVVIGRNGMIGRWLEESFGITLMFTWQGAVIASAVVAFPLVFKSARAALENVGQKYENAARTLGCGEWQVFLRVSLPLAVRGIVAGTMLAFARAMGEFGATLMIAGNLPGRTQTLSLAVYSAVQAGNDSLANQLVLVISVVCVAILWAANRLVKPKW, from the coding sequence ATGCCTGAAGTTTCGTTCTGGTTCCCTTTGCAACTCACCTTGCACGTGGCTTCCCTGGCTACGCTTTTCGCCTTGGTGTTCGGGGTGCTGCTGGCCTGGGTGATTCACCGCTTCCGATTTCCGGGACGGGACGGCCTGGACGCCGTTCTCACCTTGCCCATGGTTTTGCCGCCCACTGTGCTCGGCTATTATCTCCTCGTCGTCATCGGCAGGAACGGAATGATCGGGCGGTGGCTCGAAGAGAGCTTTGGAATCACCCTGATGTTCACTTGGCAGGGAGCGGTGATCGCCTCGGCGGTGGTGGCCTTTCCGCTGGTGTTCAAGTCGGCCCGGGCTGCCCTGGAGAACGTGGGCCAAAAGTACGAGAACGCGGCCCGCACCCTGGGCTGCGGCGAATGGCAGGTCTTTTTGCGTGTCTCGCTGCCTTTGGCCGTGCGCGGGATCGTGGCCGGAACCATGCTGGCCTTTGCCCGGGCCATGGGCGAGTTCGGGGCAACCCTGATGATCGCCGGGAATCTGCCCGGCCGGACCCAGACCCTGTCCCTGGCCGTATACAGCGCGGTCCAGGCCGGCAACGACAGTCTGGCCAACCAACTGGTCCTGGTTATTTCCGTGGTCTGCGTGGCCATCCTCTGGGCGGCCAACCGACTGGTCAAGCCCAAGTGGTGA
- the modA gene encoding molybdate ABC transporter substrate-binding protein, which yields MKKIGSLLFSCILFCVLAAPAAAQELVVSAAASLTNAFNDIKAEFEQINPGVLVTPNYAASGALFRQIEQGAPVDVFASADLKWMNDMIAAGFVEENESVLFAQNTLVLAVSTASRVAISGVADLTGEQVRRIGVGTPATVPVGNYSKIALEGLGMWDVLQPKMIFAESVRQVLDYVQRGEVDAGLMYATDAAQGGERVQIVATLPLPEPVSYPIAPLKNSKQSEMGRKFIQFILSDQGQDILAGYGFSRPE from the coding sequence ATGAAAAAAATTGGTTCGTTGCTCTTCAGTTGCATTTTGTTCTGCGTGTTGGCCGCGCCTGCCGCGGCCCAGGAACTGGTGGTCTCCGCCGCCGCCTCACTGACCAATGCGTTTAACGACATCAAGGCGGAGTTCGAGCAGATCAATCCAGGCGTTCTGGTAACCCCGAACTACGCTGCCTCTGGAGCGCTCTTCCGCCAGATTGAGCAGGGCGCGCCGGTGGACGTGTTTGCCTCCGCGGACCTGAAATGGATGAACGACATGATTGCCGCCGGTTTTGTCGAAGAAAACGAGTCCGTGCTGTTTGCCCAAAACACCTTGGTCCTGGCCGTATCCACGGCAAGCCGGGTTGCCATAAGCGGGGTCGCGGATCTGACCGGCGAGCAGGTTCGGCGGATCGGCGTGGGAACGCCCGCCACGGTGCCCGTCGGCAACTATTCCAAGATTGCTCTTGAAGGGCTGGGGATGTGGGATGTCTTGCAGCCGAAGATGATTTTCGCCGAGTCCGTGCGCCAGGTTCTGGATTACGTGCAGCGCGGGGAGGTGGATGCCGGACTGATGTATGCCACGGACGCGGCCCAGGGCGGCGAGCGGGTCCAGATCGTGGCCACCCTGCCCCTGCCGGAACCGGTGTCCTATCCCATCGCGCCGCTCAAAAACAGCAAACAGTCGGAGATGGGCCGGAAATTCATTCAATTCATCCTTTCTGATCAGGGCCAGGACATTCTGGCCGGATACGGCTTCAGTCGGCCGGAGTAG
- a CDS encoding ATP-binding cassette domain-containing protein, with the protein MFVECRLVARLSGAGISFNLDVDFAASLSSIVLFGPSGSGKSLTLLALAGLLKPDSGRIIVQGKTLFDHQHGVNVPAKQRRVGFVFQDYALFPHLTVRENVAFGLKRPLLPLGTEQRHKVDELMELVGIASLASRRAHQISGGQRQRTALARALAPNPELLLLDEPFTALDQPLRAKMREELARIRERFNVPMVMVSHDLADVDAFAQTLVAFGHGRVLEVLDYQERRSGGESARDILTPLFDAANGNNVAG; encoded by the coding sequence ATGTTCGTGGAGTGCCGCCTTGTCGCCCGGCTTTCCGGAGCCGGGATATCCTTTAACCTGGACGTGGACTTCGCGGCCTCTTTGTCTTCCATTGTCCTGTTCGGTCCGTCCGGATCGGGCAAGAGCCTGACCCTGCTGGCTCTGGCCGGGCTGCTCAAGCCCGACTCCGGACGGATCATCGTCCAGGGAAAGACCTTGTTCGATCACCAACACGGCGTGAACGTTCCAGCCAAACAGCGCCGGGTCGGGTTCGTCTTCCAGGATTACGCCCTGTTCCCGCATCTGACGGTCCGTGAGAATGTGGCATTTGGCCTGAAACGTCCGTTGCTGCCCCTCGGAACGGAACAGCGACACAAGGTGGACGAACTCATGGAACTGGTGGGCATCGCCTCCCTGGCCAGTCGGCGAGCGCATCAGATTTCCGGGGGCCAGCGCCAGCGCACGGCCCTGGCCCGTGCCCTGGCCCCCAATCCGGAACTGCTGCTCCTGGACGAGCCGTTTACGGCCCTGGACCAGCCCTTGCGTGCCAAAATGCGCGAGGAACTGGCCCGAATCCGGGAACGCTTCAACGTGCCCATGGTCATGGTCAGCCACGATCTGGCCGACGTGGATGCCTTTGCCCAGACCCTGGTGGCCTTTGGGCACGGGCGGGTGCTGGAGGTGCTGGATTATCAGGAGCGCCGCTCCGGAGGCGAAAGCGCCAGGGATATTCTGACGCCGCTTTTCGATGCGGCCAATGGCAATAACGTCGCGGGTTGA
- a CDS encoding CopG family antitoxin, with the protein MKEHMLDFDQEELQILNDFERGEFESIRDFQREKKELEGAARSTLQKDKRINIRISSRDLERLQMQAAREGVPYQTYIASSLHKLVSGRLKEIR; encoded by the coding sequence ATGAAAGAACATATGCTGGATTTCGACCAGGAAGAACTTCAGATCCTCAATGATTTTGAACGTGGAGAGTTCGAGAGTATCCGCGATTTCCAAAGAGAAAAAAAAGAACTTGAAGGGGCCGCACGGAGTACGTTGCAGAAGGACAAGCGAATCAATATCCGCATCTCGTCACGTGATTTGGAACGGCTCCAAATGCAGGCGGCTCGCGAGGGGGTTCCGTATCAGACCTATATTGCGAGTTCACTGCACAAGCTTGTGTCTGGGCGATTGAAGGAAATTCGGTAA
- a CDS encoding winged helix-turn-helix domain-containing protein, producing the protein MPTQQTANDSMKTLDMPLNSSDPMPPSAPQPTLRLHVWLELENGHFFGLGRAQLLERIQRYGSLSKAAEEMRMSYRAAWGKIKSSEEIMGVKLVEKVGGNKSGFRLTEEGRGIMEQFLAWYADLEKKALKSAEKKLPWELRRFKAEE; encoded by the coding sequence ATGCCCACCCAACAAACCGCCAATGATTCCATGAAGACGCTGGACATGCCTCTGAACAGCAGTGATCCCATGCCGCCCTCAGCCCCCCAACCTACCTTGCGCCTGCACGTCTGGCTGGAACTGGAAAACGGGCATTTCTTCGGCTTGGGACGGGCGCAGCTTTTGGAGCGCATCCAGCGGTACGGCTCGTTGAGCAAGGCCGCCGAGGAAATGCGCATGTCCTACCGGGCGGCCTGGGGCAAGATCAAAAGCAGCGAGGAAATCATGGGGGTCAAGCTGGTGGAGAAGGTGGGCGGCAACAAATCCGGCTTCCGGCTCACGGAAGAAGGCCGCGGGATAATGGAACAGTTTCTGGCTTGGTACGCGGACCTGGAAAAAAAGGCCCTGAAAAGCGCGGAGAAAAAACTGCCTTGGGAACTGCGGCGGTTCAAGGCGGAAGAGTGA
- a CDS encoding helix-turn-helix transcriptional regulator — MPPGKSSTEVSSDKGSGQGKAERYMKPSLLLALREGRARYGYDLLTTIQEYGFVQGKAPPGMVYRHLRQLEEEGLVTSSWQTEDAGPAKRVYEITADGLDALTGWTEFMEQQAQCLLRFVERYRGLS, encoded by the coding sequence ATGCCCCCCGGAAAATCCTCGACTGAAGTTTCGTCCGACAAAGGCAGCGGACAAGGAAAGGCCGAACGGTATATGAAGCCGTCGTTGCTGCTGGCCTTGCGCGAAGGCCGGGCCAGATACGGCTACGACCTGCTGACGACCATTCAGGAGTATGGATTCGTTCAGGGCAAGGCCCCCCCGGGCATGGTCTATCGCCACTTACGGCAATTGGAAGAGGAAGGTCTTGTCACTTCGAGCTGGCAAACCGAGGACGCGGGTCCGGCCAAGCGGGTCTACGAGATCACCGCGGACGGTCTGGACGCCCTGACCGGGTGGACGGAGTTCATGGAACAGCAGGCCCAATGTCTGCTGCGGTTCGTGGAACGGTACAGGGGTCTGTCCTGA
- a CDS encoding uridine kinase, with protein sequence MTRLVKEDSEVGRLHINTPLMGESLVSKEFLRRTESKEYFRMQPEINILKIGGQSIIDRGAKAILPILDELIRLKEEYKILLMTGGGTRARHVYSIGVDLGMPTGVLSKLGDKVSWQNAEMISVLLAKHGGVKIGHGDNLEQLTMFCRLGYLPITYGIPPYGFFEHPAEIGSIPPHRTDCGAFLLAENIGARSVIFLKDEKGLFETDPKKVDAAKRGGLKFFDKISAGELLELDLDDLIIERPILTLLQRAKCIKQIQIIDALNNPGDIGKALAGEHVGTIITKD encoded by the coding sequence ATGACACGACTCGTAAAGGAAGACTCGGAAGTCGGACGGTTGCACATCAACACCCCGCTGATGGGCGAATCCCTGGTCAGCAAGGAGTTTTTGCGGCGCACGGAATCCAAGGAGTACTTCCGGATGCAACCGGAGATCAACATCCTGAAAATCGGCGGACAAAGCATCATCGACCGCGGAGCCAAGGCCATCTTGCCGATCCTGGACGAGCTGATCCGGCTCAAGGAAGAATACAAGATCCTGCTGATGACGGGCGGCGGCACGCGCGCGCGGCATGTCTACAGCATCGGCGTGGACCTGGGCATGCCCACCGGCGTCCTGTCCAAACTTGGCGACAAGGTCTCCTGGCAGAACGCGGAAATGATCTCCGTCCTGCTGGCCAAGCACGGTGGCGTAAAAATCGGCCACGGCGACAACCTGGAACAATTGACCATGTTCTGCCGGCTGGGCTACCTGCCCATCACCTACGGCATTCCGCCCTACGGCTTCTTCGAACACCCGGCGGAAATCGGCTCCATCCCGCCGCACCGCACGGACTGCGGCGCATTCCTGCTGGCCGAGAACATCGGAGCCCGCTCCGTGATTTTCCTCAAGGACGAGAAGGGACTGTTCGAGACCGACCCCAAAAAGGTCGACGCGGCCAAACGCGGAGGCCTGAAGTTTTTCGACAAGATATCCGCCGGAGAACTTCTTGAACTGGATTTGGACGACCTGATCATCGAGCGGCCCATCCTGACATTGCTCCAACGGGCCAAGTGCATCAAGCAAATCCAGATCATCGACGCCCTGAACAACCCCGGCGACATCGGCAAGGCCCTGGCTGGGGAACATGTGGGAACGATCATCACCAAAGACTGA
- a CDS encoding TOBE domain-containing protein, which produces MHSIPDESVAARRPIGVAFFVPPTAKVLDSVQLAELERTFRAWATDSPRRDVRVSRQRILLIFLLIRHTGAKLNEILDLKAGDIDLENLVVTVGGEERERARAVEIPDDLAEELRAALEKGGHGPDEALFRIDPAHVRRKFYEQAEACGLPREFGNPSTLRRSRSVELLRGNVPLPVVQRLLGHSTPNLTAAHLDVSEEDVHHAARQYVDRESRRRTSARNIFFGKISEIVTGDIQSEVTLLTLGGLRVVSVITNASLRRMRLRKGMFATAEIKAPWVLVAGSEATDQSSAENRLPATVIDVGTGRINAEILLRLADGTEICSITTAASSRRLKLRSGDQAWVLFGAYCVVLNRE; this is translated from the coding sequence ATGCACTCCATCCCAGACGAGAGCGTCGCGGCTCGGCGTCCGATAGGCGTTGCTTTTTTCGTTCCGCCTACCGCAAAGGTCCTTGATTCCGTCCAACTGGCGGAGTTGGAGCGGACGTTTCGCGCTTGGGCAACAGACTCTCCGCGGCGGGACGTTCGGGTGTCCAGGCAGCGCATCCTGCTGATATTTCTTTTGATCCGCCATACGGGCGCCAAGCTGAACGAAATATTGGACCTCAAGGCGGGGGACATTGATCTGGAAAATCTAGTCGTCACCGTGGGCGGCGAGGAACGGGAGCGGGCCAGGGCCGTTGAAATCCCCGACGATCTGGCCGAGGAGCTGCGCGCGGCCTTGGAAAAGGGCGGGCATGGCCCGGATGAGGCACTGTTTCGGATCGATCCGGCCCATGTCCGGCGCAAGTTCTACGAGCAGGCCGAGGCGTGCGGATTGCCCCGGGAGTTCGGCAATCCCAGTACGCTGCGCCGGTCGCGCTCCGTGGAACTGCTGCGCGGAAACGTGCCGCTTCCCGTGGTTCAGAGGCTGCTCGGCCATTCCACTCCCAACCTCACCGCCGCGCATCTGGACGTTTCCGAGGAGGACGTCCACCATGCCGCCAGGCAGTACGTGGACCGGGAGAGCCGCCGACGCACCAGCGCCCGGAACATTTTTTTCGGCAAGATCTCGGAAATCGTCACCGGGGACATTCAGTCCGAAGTGACCCTGCTGACGTTGGGCGGGCTGCGCGTCGTCTCGGTCATCACCAACGCCAGCCTACGCCGAATGCGGCTGAGGAAAGGGATGTTCGCGACCGCGGAAATCAAGGCCCCTTGGGTACTCGTCGCCGGTTCGGAGGCGACGGACCAAAGCAGCGCGGAGAACCGCCTGCCGGCCACGGTCATCGACGTCGGCACCGGCCGGATCAACGCCGAAATCCTGCTGCGCCTGGCGGACGGCACGGAAATCTGCTCCATAACGACCGCCGCGAGCAGCCGTCGCCTGAAGCTGCGCTCAGGCGACCAGGCCTGGGTGCTTTTCGGGGCCTATTGCGTGGTTCTCAATCGAGAGTGA
- a CDS encoding putative sulfate/molybdate transporter codes for MNAVAPETAYAPLRFNRLELAGSLGDLGTLLPLAIGMILINGLSPMGVFFSVGLVYVMTGLYFRVTCPVEPMKVISAYAIATGVTATQIQASCLITFAFLLLIGATGLITVLSRLIPKAVVRGVQLSTGLLLASQGVKLMIGTSQFQQLRQAAEPYLSLQSLGPIPLGLLVGIALAGLTLFLLDNKRLPAALVVVGAGLLVGIFLGTGEGLDALRPGINLPPLLPYGFPSGVDFSFALLVLVIPQVPMTIGNAVIATSDLSRQYFPQEGQRVTPKGLCISMAFANLLSFLVGGMALCHGAGGLASRYCFGARTGGSNLIIGAIFLALAVLLGNHILSVLFLFPMSALGVLLVFAGLQLCLSMLDITVRKDMFVVASVVGITLASNLAVGFVVGAILAYVLRSDRLKV; via the coding sequence ATGAATGCTGTCGCACCAGAGACCGCATACGCGCCGTTGCGCTTCAACCGCCTGGAGCTGGCCGGCTCCCTGGGGGACTTGGGGACGTTGCTCCCCCTGGCCATCGGCATGATTCTGATCAACGGCCTGAGCCCCATGGGGGTCTTTTTTTCCGTGGGGCTGGTCTATGTCATGACCGGGCTCTATTTCCGGGTGACCTGCCCGGTGGAACCCATGAAGGTCATCTCGGCCTACGCCATCGCCACGGGGGTGACTGCGACGCAGATCCAGGCCTCCTGTCTGATTACCTTTGCTTTCCTGTTGCTGATCGGCGCGACCGGCCTGATCACCGTTCTCAGCCGCCTGATACCGAAAGCCGTGGTGCGCGGGGTCCAGCTTTCCACAGGGCTTTTGCTGGCGTCCCAGGGCGTCAAGCTGATGATCGGTACGAGCCAGTTCCAGCAGCTCCGCCAGGCAGCGGAGCCGTATCTGAGCCTGCAAAGCCTCGGCCCGATTCCCCTTGGCTTGCTCGTCGGCATCGCCCTGGCCGGGCTGACTTTATTCCTGTTGGACAACAAGCGTTTGCCGGCTGCCCTGGTGGTCGTGGGCGCGGGGTTGTTGGTCGGCATTTTTTTGGGGACCGGGGAAGGGCTGGACGCACTACGCCCGGGAATCAACCTCCCTCCGCTGCTGCCTTATGGTTTTCCGTCCGGCGTCGACTTCTCCTTCGCCCTGCTCGTCCTGGTCATTCCCCAGGTGCCCATGACCATCGGCAACGCCGTCATCGCCACCAGCGACCTCTCCCGGCAGTACTTCCCCCAGGAGGGACAGCGGGTCACACCCAAGGGGCTGTGCATCAGCATGGCCTTCGCTAACCTGCTCAGCTTTCTTGTCGGCGGCATGGCCTTGTGTCACGGCGCGGGCGGCCTGGCCTCCCGGTACTGCTTCGGTGCGCGCACCGGCGGTTCCAATTTGATCATTGGAGCCATTTTCCTGGCCTTGGCCGTGCTTCTTGGCAACCACATCCTCTCGGTCCTCTTCCTTTTCCCCATGTCCGCTTTAGGCGTACTCCTGGTGTTCGCCGGTCTCCAGCTCTGTCTGAGCATGCTGGATATTACTGTTCGCAAGGATATGTTCGTGGTTGCGTCCGTGGTTGGCATCACCCTGGCGTCCAACTTGGCCGTGGGGTTCGTGGTCGGCGCGATTTTGGCCTATGTGCTGCGTTCGGATAGGCTGAAGGTGTGA
- a CDS encoding Uma2 family endonuclease, with amino-acid sequence MTALPALKPEGFSYRDYLAWPDQERWEIIHGEAFAMTPAPSTRHQMISRNLLWGIGEFKKSLGSCQVFTAPTDVVLDDRTVVQPDLFIVCDKTKITPKSIQGPPDLVIEIVFKATAFKDTVVKKQLYEEFGVAEYLLLFPDLDLVERYILNKGRYLTPERFNWDATLALHAFPVQLHLWEIFERDYPPAQPSPVRD; translated from the coding sequence ATGACGGCATTGCCCGCTTTGAAGCCCGAAGGATTCTCATACCGGGATTATCTGGCCTGGCCGGACCAGGAACGCTGGGAGATCATTCACGGCGAGGCCTTTGCCATGACTCCCGCGCCGTCAACGCGGCATCAAATGATCAGTCGCAACCTGCTCTGGGGCATCGGAGAATTCAAGAAGAGTTTAGGCTCGTGCCAAGTCTTCACCGCCCCCACGGACGTGGTCCTGGACGACCGGACCGTGGTTCAGCCGGATCTGTTCATTGTTTGTGACAAAACCAAGATCACGCCCAAATCCATCCAGGGGCCGCCGGATCTGGTCATTGAAATCGTTTTCAAGGCCACCGCGTTCAAGGATACGGTGGTCAAGAAACAGCTTTACGAGGAGTTCGGCGTGGCCGAGTACTTGTTGTTATTTCCGGACCTGGACCTGGTGGAGCGCTATATCCTGAACAAGGGACGCTACCTGACCCCGGAGCGTTTCAACTGGGACGCCACCCTGGCGTTGCACGCCTTTCCAGTCCAGCTTCACTTGTGGGAAATCTTTGAACGCGATTACCCCCCGGCCCAGCCTTCTCCCGTGCGGGATTGA